In Nocardia asteroides, a single genomic region encodes these proteins:
- the nhaA gene encoding Na+/H+ antiporter NhaA: protein MPSLLRPGSWAEAQRLAAILRTETAGGLLLIGAALVGLVWANSPWWHGYESLRDLQVGPAALHLDLSLHAWAADGLLAIFFFVVGLELKREFVAGDLRDPRRAALPILAAVGGMIVPALIFVAVTVRTGGDALAGWAVPTATDIAFALAVLALLGAHLPAALRTFLLTLAVVDDLLAVTVIAVFYTDDLRLGYLAAAAVPLAVFLVAARRRLPGWLLPVPAVLTWWLVHQSGVHATVAGVLLGLAVPVLAANSDGPGPAERLEHRVRPLSAGFAVPVFAFFAAGVHLGGASAFGAALRDPITVGVVAGLVLGKVVGIVLTSYLLATFTRSRLDDDLAWVDVLGVGLLAGIGFTVSLLIADLAYDDPLATDHASIGVFLATGTAAILAALVLTARNRAYRRIAERERRDDDNDGIPDIYQP from the coding sequence ATGCCGAGCCTGCTCCGCCCCGGTTCCTGGGCCGAGGCCCAGCGGCTGGCCGCGATCCTGCGCACCGAGACCGCGGGCGGGCTGCTGCTGATCGGGGCCGCGCTCGTCGGCCTGGTCTGGGCGAACAGCCCGTGGTGGCACGGGTACGAATCGCTGCGCGACCTCCAGGTCGGCCCGGCGGCGCTGCACCTCGACCTGAGCCTGCACGCCTGGGCCGCCGACGGCCTGCTCGCGATCTTCTTCTTCGTGGTCGGGCTCGAACTGAAGCGCGAGTTCGTCGCCGGTGACCTGCGCGATCCGCGCCGGGCGGCGCTGCCCATCCTCGCCGCGGTCGGCGGGATGATCGTGCCGGCGCTGATCTTCGTAGCGGTCACCGTCCGCACCGGCGGCGACGCGCTCGCGGGCTGGGCGGTGCCGACCGCCACCGACATCGCCTTCGCCCTCGCGGTGCTCGCCCTGCTCGGCGCCCACCTGCCCGCCGCGCTGCGCACCTTCCTGCTCACCCTCGCGGTGGTCGACGACCTGCTCGCCGTCACCGTGATCGCCGTCTTCTACACCGACGACCTGCGGCTCGGCTACCTCGCCGCCGCCGCGGTCCCGCTGGCGGTGTTCCTGGTCGCGGCCAGGCGGCGCCTGCCGGGATGGCTGCTGCCGGTACCCGCCGTGCTCACCTGGTGGCTGGTGCACCAGTCCGGCGTGCATGCCACGGTGGCCGGGGTGCTGCTCGGACTGGCGGTGCCGGTGCTCGCCGCGAACTCCGACGGCCCCGGCCCGGCCGAGCGGCTCGAGCACCGCGTCCGCCCGCTCTCGGCCGGCTTCGCCGTCCCGGTGTTCGCGTTCTTCGCCGCGGGCGTGCACCTGGGCGGCGCGAGCGCCTTCGGCGCGGCGCTGCGCGACCCGATCACCGTCGGGGTGGTCGCCGGGCTGGTGCTCGGCAAGGTGGTCGGCATCGTGCTGACCAGCTACCTGCTCGCCACCTTCACCCGCTCCCGCCTCGACGACGACCTCGCCTGGGTGGACGTGCTCGGCGTCGGGCTGCTGGCGGGCATCGGCTTCACCGTCTCCCTGCTCATCGCCGACCTCGCCTACGACGATCCGCTCGCCACCGACCACGCCAGCATCGGGGTCTTCCTCGCCACCGGCACCGCCGCGATCCTGGCCGCCCTCGTGCTGACCGCCCGCAACCGCGCCTACCGCCGGATCGCCGAACGCGAGCGGCGCGACGACGACAACGACGGCATCCCGGACATCTACCAGCCCTGA
- a CDS encoding nitrate- and nitrite sensing domain-containing protein, whose protein sequence is MKIPRLGVRARVLAVALVPSVAVLLVGSGTVASLVSEADFAAEWATQMQQTLPQTVEVIGAIQGERLVTMAHLAGDRAATTRLAAARAAMDTAIRKAFEVQAAIDTIDRDAMMQNDAFDQLTGVLVTVRAGADAGALPLEDAYRFYNGILDTILDGTANARNATPDAEVAVQIADGIRLLQAAESMSRGNALGYALDTAATANTANAAELTRRTGYYRTELAAFTHDIDERDRTRTTELMATPAWQVLEATERAVLTRAALRATEAGSLPALPVTPQEWQVAAAEVSERILNLWVEQSHDTQALATENADATERNSQLAAAAMLTVSLLALGVSLLLANRILRRLRRLRAETLELADHRLPEVMQQLGADRTVDPATVAPRLDFGTDEIGQVASAFERAAAAAMRAAVAERRTREGVRTVFLHMARRSQVVVHRQLELLDEAERAQEDPELLGTLFKLDHLATRERRNAENLIVLGGGQVGRRWRHAVALIDLVRSAVGETLDYSRVRVTRLPELHIIGGAVADLVHLLAELTDNAVTFSPPQSRVEISGTADSRGVLLVIEDQGTGMMPADIVRVNATLANPPDFGTAGDSRLGLFVVARLAARHDIEIELGESVYGGIRATVLLPARLAVSEPVPMRG, encoded by the coding sequence GTGAAAATACCGAGACTCGGTGTCCGCGCCCGAGTCCTCGCCGTCGCGCTGGTTCCGAGCGTGGCGGTGCTGCTCGTCGGGAGCGGCACCGTGGCCTCCCTGGTGTCCGAGGCCGATTTCGCCGCCGAGTGGGCGACGCAGATGCAGCAGACGCTGCCGCAGACGGTGGAGGTGATCGGCGCGATCCAGGGCGAGCGGCTGGTCACCATGGCGCACCTCGCCGGCGACCGGGCCGCGACCACCCGGCTGGCCGCGGCGCGCGCCGCGATGGACACCGCCATCCGCAAGGCCTTCGAGGTGCAGGCGGCGATCGACACCATCGACCGGGACGCCATGATGCAGAACGACGCCTTCGACCAGCTCACCGGGGTGCTGGTGACGGTGCGGGCGGGCGCGGACGCGGGCGCGCTCCCGCTCGAGGACGCCTACCGCTTCTACAACGGCATCCTGGACACCATCCTCGACGGCACCGCCAACGCCCGCAACGCCACCCCGGACGCCGAGGTCGCGGTGCAGATCGCCGACGGCATCCGGCTGCTGCAGGCCGCCGAGAGCATGTCCCGCGGCAACGCCCTCGGCTACGCGCTGGACACCGCCGCCACCGCGAACACCGCGAACGCGGCCGAGCTCACCAGGCGGACCGGGTACTACCGCACCGAACTCGCCGCCTTCACCCACGATATCGACGAGCGCGACCGGACCAGGACCACCGAGCTCATGGCGACCCCGGCCTGGCAGGTGCTGGAGGCCACCGAGCGGGCCGTGCTCACCCGCGCCGCGCTGCGCGCCACCGAGGCGGGCAGCCTGCCCGCGCTGCCGGTGACCCCGCAGGAGTGGCAGGTCGCCGCCGCGGAGGTGAGCGAGCGCATCCTGAACCTCTGGGTCGAGCAGAGCCACGACACGCAGGCGCTCGCCACCGAGAACGCCGATGCCACCGAGCGCAATTCGCAGCTCGCCGCGGCGGCGATGCTCACCGTCTCGCTGCTCGCGCTCGGCGTCTCGCTGCTGCTCGCGAACCGGATCCTGCGCAGGTTGCGGCGGCTGCGCGCGGAGACCCTGGAGCTGGCCGACCACCGGCTGCCCGAGGTCATGCAGCAGCTCGGCGCCGACCGCACCGTCGACCCGGCGACGGTGGCCCCCCGGCTGGATTTCGGCACCGACGAGATCGGCCAGGTCGCCTCGGCCTTCGAGCGCGCCGCCGCCGCGGCCATGCGGGCGGCGGTGGCCGAGCGCCGCACCCGCGAGGGCGTGCGCACGGTCTTCCTGCACATGGCGCGGCGCAGCCAGGTGGTGGTGCACCGGCAGCTGGAGCTGCTCGACGAGGCCGAGCGCGCGCAGGAGGACCCGGAGCTGCTCGGCACCCTGTTCAAGCTGGACCACCTCGCCACCAGGGAGCGCCGCAACGCGGAGAACCTGATCGTGCTCGGCGGCGGGCAGGTCGGGCGGCGCTGGCGGCACGCGGTGGCGCTGATCGACCTGGTGCGCTCGGCGGTCGGCGAGACGCTGGACTACTCCCGGGTCCGGGTGACCCGGCTGCCCGAGCTGCACATCATCGGCGGCGCGGTCGCCGACCTGGTGCACCTGCTCGCCGAGCTGACCGACAACGCCGTGACCTTCTCCCCGCCGCAATCGCGGGTGGAGATCTCCGGCACCGCGGACAGCCGCGGCGTGCTGCTGGTGATCGAGGACCAGGGCACCGGCATGATGCCCGCCGACATCGTCCGGGTGAACGCCACCCTGGCGAACCCGCCGGACTTCGGCACCGCGGGCGATTCCCGGCTCGGGCTCTTCGTGGTGGCCCGGCTCGCCGCCAGGCACGACATCGAGATCGAGCTGGGCGAATCGGTCTACGGCGGCATCCGCGCCACCGTGCTGCTCCCGGCCCGGCTCGCCGTCTCGGAGCCGGTCCCGATGCGGGGCTGA
- a CDS encoding DUF389 domain-containing protein, with amino-acid sequence MLHLRIISPPGSTPDVLAALRADPGVTHLSLLPGAALAPEGDLIQADVAREAANTVLAGLERLGLAEAGAITLEPIETVLSDAADRAGEAAPGEPTDAVVWEELLARTHEESTLSASFLAFLTIACLLAAVGVATDSSVTIVGAMVVGPEFGPLAAFAVGVVRRDRALVRRSALALLAGFPLAMAITLAATLCWEQFGWITLTGFEASQNVDFIYRVGPFSLVVAVLAGAAGMLALCTAKSAALVGVFISVTTVPAAGFAVVASTIGEWHAALMSIGQLALNLAGIVVAGVAVLYLGPQEGDGRWRLSRLLPGR; translated from the coding sequence GTGCTGCACCTGCGCATCATCAGTCCGCCCGGCTCGACCCCCGACGTGCTGGCGGCGCTGCGCGCCGATCCCGGCGTCACCCACCTGTCGCTGCTGCCCGGCGCCGCGCTGGCGCCGGAGGGCGATCTGATCCAGGCCGACGTGGCGCGCGAGGCGGCGAACACCGTGCTCGCCGGACTCGAGCGGCTCGGGCTGGCGGAGGCCGGCGCCATCACGCTGGAGCCGATCGAGACGGTGCTCTCCGACGCCGCCGATCGCGCGGGCGAGGCGGCGCCCGGTGAGCCGACCGACGCGGTGGTGTGGGAGGAGCTGCTGGCCCGCACGCACGAGGAGTCGACGCTGAGCGCCTCGTTCCTCGCCTTCCTGACCATCGCCTGCCTGCTGGCGGCGGTCGGGGTCGCCACCGATTCGTCGGTCACCATCGTCGGCGCCATGGTGGTCGGCCCCGAGTTCGGCCCGCTCGCCGCGTTCGCGGTCGGCGTCGTGCGCCGGGATCGGGCGCTGGTGCGGCGCTCGGCGCTGGCGCTGCTGGCCGGTTTCCCGCTGGCGATGGCGATCACGCTGGCGGCGACGCTGTGCTGGGAGCAGTTCGGCTGGATCACGCTGACCGGATTCGAGGCGTCGCAGAACGTCGACTTCATCTACCGGGTCGGGCCGTTCTCGCTGGTGGTCGCGGTGCTCGCGGGCGCGGCCGGGATGCTGGCGCTCTGCACCGCGAAGTCGGCGGCGCTGGTCGGCGTCTTCATCTCGGTGACGACGGTGCCCGCGGCCGGGTTCGCGGTGGTCGCGAGCACGATCGGCGAGTGGCACGCGGCGCTCATGTCGATCGGGCAGCTGGCACTCAACCTGGCCGGGATCGTGGTGGCCGGGGTCGCGGTGCTCTACCTGGGGCCGCAGGAGGGGGATGGGCGCTGGCGGCTGTCCCGGCTGCTGCCCGGACGCTGA